The window ATCCTGTAGTAGTAGCAGATAAGCGTAAATATTATATTGAGTCTAATCGTTCTCACTATAATAATGCCCACCATAGCTCAGGATTAGATGCGGCAGAGCAAATCATCGCTGAACAATATCCCGAATATAGCGCTGCTTTCACAAAGGTATGCAATCGCACTTGGGCTCATATGTTCAACATGTTTGTTATGCGTAGAGATTTATTTGATCAATACTGTGAATGGATGTTTTCCATCTTAGAAGAGATTGAAAAACGTGTTGATATTTCTGATTATGATACGTATGAAGCACGTATCTATGGCTTTGTTAGTGAAATCTTGCTTGATGTATGGATTGAAGCTAATAATATTAGCTATAAAGAACAAAATGTATCATTTATGGAGCCACAAAACTGGTTGAAAAAAGGTGGATTATTCTTAAAAAGAAAATTCTTTAAATAATAGACTTATTTGTATTATGGAGGAATTTTTTTGATGCGAGAAATTGGATTTTCGGAGATTAAGGGTGTCGCTTTAGATATTTTAAAAGATGTGGCACAATTTTGTGATACACATGATATTCGATATGTATTAGCCTATGGAACGATGTTGGGTGCCGTTAGACATAAAGGTTTTATTCCATGGGATGATGATATTGACATCATGATGCCACGCGATGATTATAATCGCTTTATTAAGTTATATAATAATCATAATCCAAGATATCAAGTATATTCTATTGAAAATGATGATAAATATACCTATACAATGGCAAAGGTATTTGATCAAGAAACAGTTATGGTTGATAATACATTGTGGCGTAATTTTGATAAAGCCGGTGTATTTATAGATATCTTTCCTATTGATGGGTTACCAAATGATACACAGGCTCAACAAAAACTTTTTAGACACCAACAACTTTTAAACTTGTTATTCCATGGCTCTTCTATGAAGTTTACATTCAGTAATCGCTATGTAGATTCTAAAGGTAGCTTTGCTAAGTTAAAAGGTTATGTTCGGACAGTTTTAAAATTTGGTGCTATCGGCTTAATGCATTTTTTGCCAACTATAAGTTTAATCAAAAAAATCAACCAAGATGCACAACAGTATCCATTTTCCAATGCGAAATACATAAGTGTTCTTGTTGATTGTGCAAGTGGTAATAAACGAGAGGTATATGAAAAGAGCTTGTTTGATAATAGAAGTTTATATCCTTTTGAGGATACTGAGTTTTGGGGACTTACAGATAGCGATTTCTATTTAAGTCATTTGTACAATAATTATATGGAAGCACCACCTGAAGATCGTCAGGTACCACATCATAACTATAGAGTGTATTGGAAACAATAAGAGGGGGATTAGACTATGAAACTATTTACAGTAGGACCAACACAAATGAGAAAGGAAATTCTTGATGTAAGACATCAACAAGTTCCTTATTTTAGAACAACGGAATTTTCTGAAGTTATGTTAGATTCAGATAGACTGCTTAAAAAGTTTATGAATGCACCAGAAAGCTATAAATCCATCTACTTAACAGCTTCTGGTACAGGCGCATTAGAAGCTACTATTATGAATTGTATGAATGAAACTGACCATGTACTAGTTATTAATGGTGGTACTTTTGGTCAACGTTTTGTTGATTTATGTGAACTCCATGAGATCCCTCATATTGTGATTAAACTAGACGATGGTGAGGAGTTGACTGCTAAACACTTTACTGCAGTAGAAGAACAAGACTTTACTTTTGTTATTGCTAATATTGATGAAACTTCTACAGCACAGTTATATGATATTAATTTATTAAGTAGCTTTGCTAAAAAGAAGCAAGCGTACTTGGTGATTGATGCAATTAGTTCATTCTTAATTGATCATTATGATATGGCTGGTAATAATATTGATGTTACTATTTTAAGTTCTCAAAAAGGACTTTGTATTGCACCAGGTATATCTCCTATTGTAATTAGTGACAGATTATATGAAGAACGTGTAAAAAATAATCATATTAAGAATCTTTACTTTGATTTCAACCAATATGTAAAGAATTTTACAAGGGGTCAAACACCATTCACACCTGCTGTTGGGGTATGTTTAGAAATGAATAAGGCATTACATCTTATTGAAGAGGAAGGTTTTGAAAACTATTTAGCTCGTATTGATAGTGTGGCGAAGGATTTTAGAAATAGAATTAAAGAATTACCAGTATCTCTTCCTACTTTCACTATTAGTAATGCGGTTACGCCTATCCGTTTTGAACAACCAATTGCTAAAGATGTATTTACAATCTTGAAGGACAAATATGATATTTTTGTAAATCCTACAGGTGGGGTTAATGAAGACTATGTCCTACGCGTTGCTCATATTGGTGATACGACCATTGAGGATAATATAATGCTTGTAGAAACAATGAAATTAGTCATTAAAGAGATTACAGGTAAATAATATGGTAAAAGTGATAACATATGGAACATATGATTTGTTTCATGAGGGACATTATAATTTATTAAAAAATGCAAAAGCATTAGGTGATTACCTTATTGTTGGGGTTACGTCTGACTATTTTGATAAATCTAGAGGCAAATTTAATGTTCGTGATTCTTTGATGACGCGTATTGATAATGTGCGCGCTACAGGTTTTGCAGATGAAATCGTAGTAGAAGAATATTTTGGACAAAAAATAGATGATATCAAACGATTTAATATAGATATATTTACTGTGGGATCTGATTGGGAAGGATATTTTGATTATTTAAATGAGTATTGTAAGGTAGTTTACTTACCAAGAACACAAGGCATTTCTAGTACTCAAATCAGAAATTCCAAGAATGTTAGATTGGGTATTATCGGTAATGAAGTTATTTTAGATAGATTTTTAGATGAAGCTAAATTTGTAAGTGGTATTGATATTATAGGTGGTTACACAGAAACAGATGCGGTTGATACTATCTATAAATCACATCAGTTTAATGATTTAGAGCAATTTAGTTCATCTAAAATATTGCTAGATGAGGTAGATGCGGTATACATTAATATGCCATTATCTAAACGTGTAACTTATATCGAAAAAGCACTACAAGCCAAAAAACATGTATTAACAGAATTCCCATTTAGCAGTGACCTTGATGAAACATTACGTTTAATGAACTTGGCGAAAACTTCCAACTTAGTATTAATGGAAGGACTGAAGACAGCGTATAGTCCTGCTTTTAGTAAATTAATAGCCATGGCACGTAGTGGGCAAATCGGTAAGATATTTAATGTGGAAGCTAATTTCACACAGGTATTAGGCGATGATTTAGAGAATCAAGTTAGGATAGCAGGGGGCAGTATTTTATCTCTCGCTGCATATCCTTTATTAGCAATCTTTAAATTATTGGGTTTTGATTATAATCATGTTGATTTTATAAGCCATAAAGTCGATGATGTCGATATTTTATCAAAGATTAATTTTGTCTATGATGATGCTATGGCTTCTGCTACAGTAGCTATTAATGCCAAAGCAGAAGGTGATTTAGTTATATCTGGTTCAAAAGGGTATATTTACGTACCAGCGCCTTGGTGGAAAACAGAATTTTTTGAATTACGTTTTGAAGATGTGAACTTGAATCGAAAATACTTCTATAAATTTGAAGGGGAAGGTTTACGCTACGAGATTGTTGAATTCTTAACATGTATTAGAAAGAATTCTGAAAGTTTCTTAATGAGCCATCAAGATATGATTGAAGAGGTGCGTGTTCTCGATAAATTTGTATCTAATACAGATGTTACTGTTATTTAGTATAGGGTTGGATGAGTATGCAACAATTATCTTTACGTGAAGTCCAATTAGAAGAGTTGAATCTGCTCAAAGATTTTGACCAATTTTGTAAAAAATATAATTTAAAATATAGTCTGTGTTATGGCACATTAATAGGTGCAGCTCGACATAAAGGATTTATACCTTGGGATGATGATATTGATGTTTGCATGCCTAGACCTGATTATGAACGGTTATTAACGTTAAAAGAGCATTATGATCATGATGGATTAGAGTTAATCGCCAATCCTATTAATTATAGCTTGGATGCAACCTATGCAGCTATAATTAATAAAAACATTCCTTGTGAAAACACATATTCTAATACATTGCGTAGTAAGTATTTGTGGATAGATATTTTCCCTGTTGATGGATTTAGTGAAGATATGTCCATCATGAAAGAGATTTATGATAAATCGATTTTTTATCAAAGAATACTTACATTAGCTAGTGCTAAGCTGTTTAAGGGGCAATCTCTCATCCATGCTTTAGGCAAATTAGTTGTTGTGCCATTATGTCGTTTATTTGGTAAACAGCATTGTATTGATATCATGGATCAGTTAGCTAAATCCTATGATTACACTACATCAGAGCATGTTGGTGTAATTGCTTGGGGTGAAGGTGTAAAGGAGCGATTACCTAAACAAGATTTTGAGAAAATGACTACTATTGAGTTCGAAGACCAATTATTTTCTGTTATGTCTTGTTGGAGAGAATATCTAGACAATATGTATGATGATTATATGAAGATGCCTCCTGAAAACCAACGCTGTGGACATAATATTATTGCGTATAAGATAGATCGAAAGGATTAAATTATGCAACCTTTACTTTCTATTATTGTTCCCATTTATAATGTTGAACAATATGTGGACAGATGCATTCAATCTATACTAAATCAAACCTATCAGAATTTAGAAATTATTTTAGTTGATGATGGTGCAACGGATTGTAGTGGTGTTATTGCAGATTCTTATGCGGCGAAGGATAAACGAATTAAGGTCTTTCACAAAGAGAATGGGGGGCTTTCCGATGCTCGTAACTATGGTTTAGATCATGTTACAGGGGACTATATTTTATTCATTGATAGTGATGACTTTATTGTGAATACAATGTGTGAAAGACTGATTACTGTAGCGAATAATAACAATGCTGATATAGTATCTTGTAATTATTATATCTATAGAGGTGATGATGATATCAGTATACATACTATGTCTGTTCAATATGATCAACGAACTTTTACAGGCATGGATATGTTACGGTATTATCTACTAAAAACGGAACCATTTGATTTAAATGTAGTATGGAATAAAATTTTTAAATTGGATTTATTCAATGGAGTGGTGCCAGTTCGTTTTCCAAAGGGACGAGTTCAAGAAGATAATTTTACTATTTTCATGCTATTTTTGAATGCTAATAGTATAGTAACAGTAAATGAACCACTTTATTATTATGTACAACGCGCAGGTAGTATAATGGCTACTTTCACTAGACGTTTTATGATAGATACAATAGAGTCCCACATATATATGAGTGATTATCTTATGAATCACTGCAGTAATGTAAAGAATGAGTTGCAATTATATCTTTTAAATTCCTATGTGGAATTATCTCGTAGAGTCTGTGCCAATAAATGTAAGAAAGAGTACAATGATTTACTAATTCAATATAAACACTATGTATTAGATCATACGGCTGATACTAGCCATAATCCAATGTGGAAGTTTAAACAATATATAAAAAGGCTATTGGTTAAATTGTATTATTAAATATGAATCATAGTCATATTTGTACGATTATATATTACATATAATTAAAGCCCATAGAGATTATCTTTATATTTTTATTGATAATACTATGGGGTTTTCTCTAATTATGAAAGTATAGTTAGTAATATTTAATAGATATTAATGTTAGAGGATGGGTAATGTGAGAAAGAGTTACTCCGTATTAATAGAGAATATATTTTCTTTACTGACCTTGCGCGCTTTAGAATATATATTAGCGTTTATTTTAGTACCATATTTGATTCGCGTATTAGGACCATTGCATTTTGGGATGATTGCCTTTATGCAGGGGATTATGGAATATTTCCGTATTTTTGTAGATTTTGGTTATTCCTTAACAGCGCCAAAGGCAATAGCACAGGCTGAAGAACAGAACATAAGCTCTCTATTTGCCAAATATTTTTATGGAAAAGTATGTATATTAATATTTATTACCGCGGTATTTTTTGCTATTTATAATCTACAACGCATATTATTAGGAAATACGATTGATATATTATTATTTCAGGTCATGTACTGTGGAATTATAGGCAATGTTTTATTTCCTGTATGGTTTTTCCAGGGCATACAGAAGATGCGGTATATTACCATCTTAAATATGAGTGGTCGTATCTGTACAATGCTAGGTATATTTTTACTTGTAAAATTTCCAGATGATTATATACTTGCTGCATTCTTACAATCTTGTACTCCATTAATTGCAGGTATTTTTTCAATAGTTTGGTTAAGAAAACACTATACAGGATTATTCAAATTGTCACCTATGGGTGAGATTATTAATTCTTATAAAGAAGGCTGGTCTATATTCGTATCTTCGTTGGCAGTTAACTTGTACACTGCAACTAATGTAGTAGTATTAGGTATGCTTACGAATAATGTTATCGTTGGTTACTATAGTGCTGCTGATAAATTAATTACCTGTGTTCGAAGAGGTATATATGCTGTAAGTGATGCAATATATCCATTTATAAGTAAGATGATGAGAGATGATATTCCCAAGGGATTACAGTTCATTAAAAAGCAATTATTCCTGTATTTGATTGTAGGCCTTGTTGGTTGTACATCTTTATTTTTCTTTTCAGATACTATAGTTAGGCTATTGTTCGGAGCTGATTATGATTTAACTGTTGATGTATTACGAATCTTGTCTTTTGTTCCATTAGCTGTTGCTATTAGTACTGTATTTGGTGAAGAAACGATGTTACCCCTTAATATGAATAGTGCTTATAGTCGGACTCTAGTATTGGGAGCTTTCTTTAGTTTGATATCTATATTTCCATTGTGTTATTTGTGGGGGGCTAAAGGAGTAGCAATAACAATGCTATTAACAGAATTTTTAATTATGAGTATTATGGGAGGTTTATTAAGGAAGCAACTCTTTTAAGAGGTATTAAGTAGTTTGAGAGATTTGAGAGGTTTGTTTCAATATGATTAGTTTAGCATATTATAAAATTCAAGAGATTTTGCTTTGTGCAATGATAATTTCATTACCCTTAATGCGGATACCAGATCGGTATACCTTATTTTCGATGGGAAATAATCTGTCGATGGTATTTTTGTTTTTTTCCATTTTTTTATTTATTGTGTATAGCATATGGAAAAAGAAGACAGAGGTTCCATTTAAACTGTATTTTATAATATCTGTTGTTTGGATTGTTTTTTGTACTATATTGGGGGTATTTTCTTTCCCTTTTTACGATACTGTAATTTATACGTACTTAATCAATACATCCGTTGTCCAAAAATTATATACTCTATTCCCTTCATTTGTAGGTAATGAATTTGTTCTACAAGTAAAGTTGATGGTGTCCTTAGTTTGGTATTTATTCAGAAACTTTATATTCCCATTAATTGGTTTATTCTTAATCATTTTTAATCTTTATAAAGATGATTATAAAAAAGGCCTTGATACCATTGTTAATGCTGCAAGAATATTAACAATTCTATGTATAGCTTACTCTGTTATAGAGGTTTCTTGGCTATGGAGTGGTTCGGATTATTTAGCTAGTATACTAGTAACTATTAATAATAGCTTATATGATCCTGTTGTACAAAGTGGGTGGTGGCCTCCAGAATTATGGCCAGGCCAACTTAGAAGTCTTGCATTAGAACCATCCTATTTTAGTATGATTGCCGTATTTTTAGCTCCATTATTAGGTATTCATTATGTGAGTGACAAAAATAAACTTGATATTGTATTAGCATTTCTATTGATTTCTATGATTTTCTTAACCAAAGCAAGAACTGGTGTAGTTATCTATCTATTTGAATTGGTTACATTTGTACTGCTTAGTCTTGTATTTAGGTATACGTCTTGGTGGAAAATCTGTTTATTCACCGTAGGTCTTAGTGTATTAAGTTATTCGTTTGTCATTGTGGGAGACTCCGTGGCGAGCCCTCTTATTAGAGCAAGTATTTCAGAAATAAACACTGTTGATGAAACCTCTAAAGCTGTATCGGTAGAAAAAGCGCTAGATAACTATATTGATAGTAATGTTAAATCTGTTAGTAATGCGAGCTCACGGTCTAACTCAGCAAGATTTGGTAATACGGTAGCTATGTTTAAAGTAGGTCTAGATTACCCTTTGTTTGGTGTTGGTAGAGGTTTGCATTCTAACTATATGGTGGATCGATTCCCGGATTTTGCTAAAGATAGTGGAGAGGTTAAGCAATGGACAGAGGATGTGTTACGAAAGGGGTTTTTAGCATTTGAATACCCTGTACTCAACGAATTTGCAGCCATATTGGCTTGGTTTGGTGTTATAGGGGAACTATTATTTATTACACCAATTTTATATATTTTATATAAAACATATAGAATTAGACGACATATACAAAATCCGACGTTAGTTTATTTATTAGTAGCATTCTTTGGTCAGATTGTATGCTTTATGAGTAATGAATTTATATTAGCGTATCCAACCCTTGTAGGAATTTTGATTTGTTATATTAAATTTTATGAGAATAGTAACATATAAATTGTATATGTACAGGTATTATGT of the Veillonella parvula genome contains:
- a CDS encoding DUF4422 domain-containing protein; this encodes MNIKILVATHKQYWMSEDSVYMPIHVGREGKADIGYTGDHTGDNISSKNANYCELTGLYWAWKNLDADYIGLVHYRRYFTRKEVRSVEDKKNQILTGAEWEKLLLQYPVVVADKRKYYIESNRSHYNNAHHSSGLDAAEQIIAEQYPEYSAAFTKVCNRTWAHMFNMFVMRRDLFDQYCEWMFSILEEIEKRVDISDYDTYEARIYGFVSEILLDVWIEANNISYKEQNVSFMEPQNWLKKGGLFLKRKFFK
- a CDS encoding LicD family protein, with translation MREIGFSEIKGVALDILKDVAQFCDTHDIRYVLAYGTMLGAVRHKGFIPWDDDIDIMMPRDDYNRFIKLYNNHNPRYQVYSIENDDKYTYTMAKVFDQETVMVDNTLWRNFDKAGVFIDIFPIDGLPNDTQAQQKLFRHQQLLNLLFHGSSMKFTFSNRYVDSKGSFAKLKGYVRTVLKFGAIGLMHFLPTISLIKKINQDAQQYPFSNAKYISVLVDCASGNKREVYEKSLFDNRSLYPFEDTEFWGLTDSDFYLSHLYNNYMEAPPEDRQVPHHNYRVYWKQ
- a CDS encoding pyridoxal-phosphate-dependent aminotransferase family protein, which produces MKLFTVGPTQMRKEILDVRHQQVPYFRTTEFSEVMLDSDRLLKKFMNAPESYKSIYLTASGTGALEATIMNCMNETDHVLVINGGTFGQRFVDLCELHEIPHIVIKLDDGEELTAKHFTAVEEQDFTFVIANIDETSTAQLYDINLLSSFAKKKQAYLVIDAISSFLIDHYDMAGNNIDVTILSSQKGLCIAPGISPIVISDRLYEERVKNNHIKNLYFDFNQYVKNFTRGQTPFTPAVGVCLEMNKALHLIEEEGFENYLARIDSVAKDFRNRIKELPVSLPTFTISNAVTPIRFEQPIAKDVFTILKDKYDIFVNPTGGVNEDYVLRVAHIGDTTIEDNIMLVETMKLVIKEITGK
- a CDS encoding adenylyltransferase/cytidyltransferase family protein; its protein translation is MVKVITYGTYDLFHEGHYNLLKNAKALGDYLIVGVTSDYFDKSRGKFNVRDSLMTRIDNVRATGFADEIVVEEYFGQKIDDIKRFNIDIFTVGSDWEGYFDYLNEYCKVVYLPRTQGISSTQIRNSKNVRLGIIGNEVILDRFLDEAKFVSGIDIIGGYTETDAVDTIYKSHQFNDLEQFSSSKILLDEVDAVYINMPLSKRVTYIEKALQAKKHVLTEFPFSSDLDETLRLMNLAKTSNLVLMEGLKTAYSPAFSKLIAMARSGQIGKIFNVEANFTQVLGDDLENQVRIAGGSILSLAAYPLLAIFKLLGFDYNHVDFISHKVDDVDILSKINFVYDDAMASATVAINAKAEGDLVISGSKGYIYVPAPWWKTEFFELRFEDVNLNRKYFYKFEGEGLRYEIVEFLTCIRKNSESFLMSHQDMIEEVRVLDKFVSNTDVTVI
- a CDS encoding LicD family protein; the protein is MQQLSLREVQLEELNLLKDFDQFCKKYNLKYSLCYGTLIGAARHKGFIPWDDDIDVCMPRPDYERLLTLKEHYDHDGLELIANPINYSLDATYAAIINKNIPCENTYSNTLRSKYLWIDIFPVDGFSEDMSIMKEIYDKSIFYQRILTLASAKLFKGQSLIHALGKLVVVPLCRLFGKQHCIDIMDQLAKSYDYTTSEHVGVIAWGEGVKERLPKQDFEKMTTIEFEDQLFSVMSCWREYLDNMYDDYMKMPPENQRCGHNIIAYKIDRKD
- a CDS encoding glycosyltransferase, giving the protein MQPLLSIIVPIYNVEQYVDRCIQSILNQTYQNLEIILVDDGATDCSGVIADSYAAKDKRIKVFHKENGGLSDARNYGLDHVTGDYILFIDSDDFIVNTMCERLITVANNNNADIVSCNYYIYRGDDDISIHTMSVQYDQRTFTGMDMLRYYLLKTEPFDLNVVWNKIFKLDLFNGVVPVRFPKGRVQEDNFTIFMLFLNANSIVTVNEPLYYYVQRAGSIMATFTRRFMIDTIESHIYMSDYLMNHCSNVKNELQLYLLNSYVELSRRVCANKCKKEYNDLLIQYKHYVLDHTADTSHNPMWKFKQYIKRLLVKLYY
- a CDS encoding flippase, whose protein sequence is MRKSYSVLIENIFSLLTLRALEYILAFILVPYLIRVLGPLHFGMIAFMQGIMEYFRIFVDFGYSLTAPKAIAQAEEQNISSLFAKYFYGKVCILIFITAVFFAIYNLQRILLGNTIDILLFQVMYCGIIGNVLFPVWFFQGIQKMRYITILNMSGRICTMLGIFLLVKFPDDYILAAFLQSCTPLIAGIFSIVWLRKHYTGLFKLSPMGEIINSYKEGWSIFVSSLAVNLYTATNVVVLGMLTNNVIVGYYSAADKLITCVRRGIYAVSDAIYPFISKMMRDDIPKGLQFIKKQLFLYLIVGLVGCTSLFFFSDTIVRLLFGADYDLTVDVLRILSFVPLAVAISTVFGEETMLPLNMNSAYSRTLVLGAFFSLISIFPLCYLWGAKGVAITMLLTEFLIMSIMGGLLRKQLF